The Camelus dromedarius isolate mCamDro1 chromosome 17, mCamDro1.pat, whole genome shotgun sequence DNA window ACCTGAGCAACCCACTGAGACAGTGCAGGTGTTCACAGGGGTTGCTGGTCTGCGTTTAAAAGTAAGAATGTGAGTAATTGCTTTACTAGGGGTAAAATGCCTGTTTGTATAATTAGATCACCTGGGCTTCACAGGGCACTGTTGGCCAAGGACCATGTGTTGGTTTCTGCCGTAAACCACCAGCGTCTGGCCAGATGGTCTAGTGGGTAGCAGGGGGCCTCAGGCCAGCTGATACTGAGTGACTGAGGGCCCAGggtgggggttgaatctttctgggcctcagtgtccttacCAAGTGAGCAGGAATGGTAATAGTACCCACCTCCTGGGTTGCTCAATGAATGTTTTTTTTCTGgctggggaggcaattaggtttatttatttaggttttttttttcaaatggaggtactggggattgaacccaggacctcatgcatgctaagcatgcgctctaccactgagctataccctccccccacaatgAGTATTAAATGAGTAAATGCCACAAAAGGCTTGCAACAGTGCTAGGCTCATGTCACCTGCCAAAACATGAGAGCTTTGCCGTTGGCAAGTGCTGACCAAGTGCTGGGCTCGGTGCTGGGCTAGAGGACAGAAGCTAAGCTGTCCTGCCCTGCAACGCACGGAGGCATCCCCTTGCCTGGCTGTTTCTATCCTGACCTGAGTCAGTGCCGTGCATTGTGTTCACAAATCAtctgtcttccccacccccacccccacccccccaacctcACCCAGGAAGTCAGGGCTCTTTGTCTTCTCTGTCATGCTGCGTCCACCCACCGGGAACAGCGCCTAGCACATGGAGGTGCTTGGTAAATACTGGTTAACTGACTCTTCTGTGCTGGAGTGGAAAGTAAACCTCAAACATGAACTTGCAGATACAGGCAGACCTCACTTTATTGCACCTCACAGGTagtgcattttttgttttttgtgttttttttaacaagttgaaaagtttgtggcaaccccaCCTTGAGCAAGTCTGTCGGCGCCATTTTACCCCacaacatttgctcacttcttgTGAcagtgtcacattttggtaattcttgcaatattgcaaactttttcattataattatatttattatgtggaTCTGACATCAATggtgactcactgaaggctcgcctgctggttagcattttttagcagtaaagtGTGTTTGCACTAAGGCATGTACTTTATTTTcaacataatgctactgcacacttaagactacagtgtagtgtaaacataacttttatgtgcactgggacacaaaaaattcatgtgactcgctttattgtggtGGCCTGGAACTGAACCACTGTATCTCCGAGGTACACCTGTGCAGAGAAATGCTTTGGAGGAAATAAAACAGGGTCTTGTGAGAGAGAAGGGACTGTGTTACCCAGGATGGTCCTGGGAGGGAGGCTCAGGGAGCAGGTGACACTTGAACTGAAACGCCAGCCATGAGAAGTCTCTTTCCAGGACAGTGCTCCTGGCGTCGGGAGCAGCAGGTGTGTTCAAGGAACACCTAGGAAGCCAAAGCACAGGCACCTCACAGGCCAAGGGTGAGCCTTTAAgctttatttccacatttttagCATTCACTCTGTTGTCGCAAGGACTATGGAACTGAGCTGGGTGGAGGGGACCAGAATGCTCTGTGCACTCTGCTAGGGGCGGGTGGAGAGCAGCATGGGGAGCCGTTGGGGTGAGAGTTTCAGGGGTTGGATGTTAGGTGAGGAGGcggaagaggggaaaggaggcacTTCTTCAGCCCTGGGCCCCAAGACGCCATCCTCCCAGCCCTGGAACAAATCCCCTGTCCTATACCTTCTGGCCAGGTGGCCCCTCACGAAAGCCATGGGCCCTGCTGGAACCTGCTGCCTAGCCTGCCCCCGGGGGAGGGGTGTTTGCCTGTTGCCAGGCACCCGGGTTCCGGCCCCTGGCACTTGCCGCAGCCATGGTGCATGCACAGTCTTTCCTGCTGTGGCTGCTTCCGCTAGTGATGCCTGTCCACACCCATGCCTGGTCACGGCCCCTGTGGTACCAGGTGGGGCTGGACTTACAGCCCTGGGGGTGCCAGCCAAATAGCCTGGAAGGTTGTGAGGGCAGCCTGGGCTGTCCCGGCTATTGGATGGGCCTGGGGGTGAACCGCATCTACCCTGTGGCAGGGGTCACGGTCACCACTGCCATGATGCTGATGCTCAGCCGTGTGGTGATGCAGTGGCGGCGCTCACAGGCTACTAAGAGTGAGGTAAGCCTGGCACTGCTCTGTCCCCGACAGCCTTCTACCTCCACCCATCCTCCCACTCAAATCTTGTGGGCCTCCTGCTGCCCTCCCCCCATCGCTCACACCCCAGTGTCCCTACATTGTCCTCAACCAACAATCTCTGACCTCTCTCCATGGATGGTACCCTGCCTCATCCTCCCCCTTTAATTTCCCTACTCCTCATCTAGCCTCCATGGGCCCCTATGACCACACTAGCCCACAACAGACCCTCTGTGATCCTCCGTCACCCTAAGTCCCCCTTCCCACCACACTTCTGTCCTATTCCTCTGTTCTCACTCCTGCCTCTTGGTCCTATCCTCAGCACCCACAGGTGACTGCTGACCCCTGTGTGCCCTGGAAACGACGGGGCCCTGTCTCAGACCGCGCCCTGCTCCTTGGGGTCTTGCATATGCTGGATGCCCTCCTGGTCCACATCGAGGGCCACCTGCAGCGTCTAGCCACCAAGCAGCGAACCCAAATAAAGGGGACTCCTGCCTAGAGCGAGTGAGCCAACATCTGCTTCTCTTTGCCTGGTGGCCTGTTGGGGAGGGGATGGCCTGAGGCTCTGGGCCAGTCTCAGGCCCATGTGTCTTGTTCTCTCCAGGCCTCTCTGGCCCCTGTGCCACTTTCCTACTTTTAGAGCCTCAGTGCCCAGGACGGCTGGGCGGGCAGGGCCGGGGCTGGCTCACAGTGCTCCATGGCCCCCACCAAGTGACCCCTCTTCTCTAAGGATCCCACTCACAAATACAGCTGCTCCTCTGGGGCTCCTCAGGGGCCCCAGTGTGGTAGGAGAAGACTTGGCCATCAGGGCAGACTTGAGTGGTTCACGGAGGGCAGCCCGGAGGCGGTGACCACCTGGCTGAGTCAGCTAGGGCTCCTGGTTGAGGATGCTGGGTccaagctggggctggggatagAGGGTGGGCCCTGGCTGCCATCAACTTTGTGACATCTCAACATGCTGTGTCACTCGAATGGCCCTTGCTCTAAGGCTCCTGGAAGTGGGGTGAGGGCTGAACCTCCCCAAAGGGGCCCTcacccccttcctctcttccttctaccATAGGTAGTCCCGGTTGAGCAGGTACTGAGGCCTATGCATCTGGAGggtttctgttttagaaaaagaatacaaCATTATGAATTCAAAAACAGAgataattaaaatcagaaaaatcatGACAAcgtacacatttttaaaagttgacaaATACTACAACACAAAATCCAGAACAATAACATTTTTGTGGTGACTTCCTGATACATTTCTGTAATATTTCTCCTCCGTGTTTTCTGGCTGTTCTCTCCCCGGTGGCCTCTACATAGGATAAGGATTTCACAATTTGGGGAGAAACATTTTCTATACAGAGAATAGAAAGATACTTCAGTCTTTCTTCTATCCTGGTTGATTGAAATTTGTGATTTAATTATTGATAGTTTAGAAAATTAGTTTCATGGTGTCACATAAAAGGTCTgacttgttttcagttttgggaAACTGTCATCAACTCTCTGTCCTATAAGAGCTGTATGATTTGAAAGAATTTTCCACAAATGAGCTTCTGGCTCCACACATTTCGAACCTTGTTCTCCCTCCATAGCTCACGATTTTTCTAGCATTGAGTATGGTGAGGGCAGGGTCTAAATGCAGCAGGACCTTGCACTTATGTTTTGACCAGGAGCTCTGATCCAGCAGGAGGTTCCTGGAGGCCATTCCTGCGCCAGGACAGGAACAATAAGCTGGCTGTATATAGGAGTGAAGCAAACCACATAAACATGTCCCTCTAAACCCAAACCAAGTATGTCCCTATGATAGACTGAGAGATGTGCCGCCTGGGTTCCCCTTGAAGGAAGGCCTGCTGTTGCCAGCCACTGAGAGTATAGCCAGTCTTCTCCCTCCTTCAGATGTCAATCTTAAGAACCATCTTGGTAAACAGCCTCATCTCCCTCTTGGAGTCTGCTTCCCAGAGAATCCAAGCTGGAACAATCCACAATCCTCCCAATCCACCTCTTAGACCCCCAAAATCATAGCCTCCTGGTGTCCCCCATATGAGAGGAAGTGGACTGCGTGGGAGTCTGACTGGAAAAGGACAGAGATCATAAGTAGATGGAGTTAGATGACCATAACCTTGCAAGTTTTCCAAAAATACTTGAGCCCATGGACACCCGACTAGGGCTCCTCCCAAGGCCTGGAAATGAAGGGTGTTGAAAGCTGAGCTTCATCAGCCTCTTGTTAGATGCACTTCTATATTCTACAAAGTTTAATAAGCACTTACTGTTTGCTAGCCCTATTGTGGATGGCAGGATCTGCTGATGTACAGAACAGAACTGGCTCCCCCTTCACCCACTCACAATTAGGGAAGGGTGGCGGCAGCAGTGAAACAGGCTCAAAAAGGCAATTACTCTGCAGAGAGGCATGCTGAcaggttggggtggggcaggtgtgAGCTGACTGCTGGAACCTGAAGGATGAGTGGGGTGATAGGAGGGGAGGGTGCTCCAGTCAGAAAGATAAGCACATATAGGGGCCTGGTGAAGAAAGAGAACTTGACCTGTTTCAGAAAGTATACGGTGGTCAGGATTTCAGGTGGAAGAAAGAGGTATggagagcaggagggagcagcCTCCAGAGGGGCAGGAGTTGGTGCCTCCCAGGGAGGTGGTGGTAGGTAGAATAATGACCCCTCAAGATGTCcatggagtgggggaggggacagctcagtggtagaatgcaagcttagcatgcatgaggtcctgggtttaatccccagtacctccatcaaaaaaataaaatgataaaaaatctaattatcccccccttcaaggaaacaaaaaaagatgtCTATGAAACGTGTGGATATCTTATAGCACATGGCAAAAAAGAACTTTGCCAATGGAATTAAGGTTAAAGACATTTAAATaggaagattattctggattattttGGTTGGCCCAGTATAACCGCATGAGCCCTTAAAGGTAGAAAAGTTGGACAGATCCAAAGTGTGAAAAATACTAGTTTTCTGCTGCTGTCTTTAGAGACAGTGGAAGAGATCTCCCACCATCCAAAGATCCAAGGAATTCAGGTGATTTGTAGAAGCTGGGAATGACCCTTAGGTGATAGCTAGCAAGAAAACAAACCTTGCTCCTTCAACTACTAGAATCTAAAggctgccaacaacctgaatgactGAATACACAATCTCTCTAGAGCCTCCAAAaagaaacacagccctgctgatagcttgatttcagcccagtgataTTGATGTTGGACTTTgggcctgcagaactgtgagataataaatttgttttgttctaAGCCATTAACTCTGgtgatttgttatggcagcaatagaaaactactATGGATGTCGGTATTAATactttgctgaaagaaattagacataaataaatggaaagatactccatgttcatggactggaggacttaatattgttaaaatgacagtactatgctgggaaacaagctgccgGGAAACAAGCCTCTGGACAACAAGCAGTTAGAAAACAAGCCACACATagatttccatgagcttaaaacaTTGTATTCAcacttgcttgcttaaaatgcacatgcttgctttgttttagtgTTTTACGTAGTAGATGACCTATAACacgtattatgctaaagaaaattcgTAAGGggcaatcctgagattgaccataaaggcacgaaggagggcagatatttccttagggtaaaacaagggatggtcctggaaagccagatcatccattaacagaactttgttctggggTGAAAGCAAGCGGTTTAACCCAGGGGAAGTATTTGCTATCTCGAGATGCCTCGGAGGCAATAACAGGACAgacttagaaattttgcataccctgaggagggtgattgttcctgaaagggataggcctgaaattaatcagttaatcaGCAAGCAGAACTTTGTGCTTATTGCATGGGATATCTAAAGCCTCACCTCtttgcgtttttttttttctgagctgtatactcctaataaatatgattGTGACCAGGCTTTCAGCACTCTAGATCCACaagatcttgagtcccctggtcccatctttgctctttactttgtctctttgtttcttaagtcttgtgTCGCCTGCCCTCAGACACGGTCCCAAGCTGCGCTGGACGTAGCAGTACTACCCAGTGGTCtatagattcagtgtaatccctatgAAAATCTCAATGGTGTCTTgttagagaaatagaaaaacccattctaaaatttatatggaatctcgagggaccctgaatagccaaaacaatcttgaaaaagaagaacaaagttgaaggactcaTACTTTCTGATTTCCAAAATGTAGTACAAAGatactgtaatcaaaacagtgtggtactggcataagaatAGACACACAGactaatggaatagaatagagagcccagaaataaacctagaaGAATGCACTGGTGTGATGTCAAATAAATGTTGAGTGAGAAAGTGGGGGCCTGCCACAGCCCTCTCAGGCAGCCCACATGAACTGGGTTTTACAGTTTTGAGAATCTCTGTGGATAATTAATGGAGTCTCAGAcatgaggagagaaagaaggtcTCGTCAAGAATTGCTGTTACAAAGTTCAGTTTGTAATTTAGGGGGGAAGGGGATATTTTGATCTTACCTCACTCCATATGCCAAGTAAATTCCAGAAAATCAATGAGTCACTGAAGATTCTTGCCAAATCGTTGCAAGGACCACTGCTTGTACGTGACCTTTTAGTAACATTTCCTTTTTGACCAACCTCTTGAAACATGTCCTTCCGTGGGCGTCTAGCACATGACACTTCCTGGTTGTCTCATTGTCCTTCCCTTCTCAGCCCAGGGGAGCtgtaggggtggggaagggggttaGGTTACTGGATTTAGAAATTATtggatttgttaaaaaaaaaattgggtgtGGATTTTGAGAGAGTGGAGTCAAGGATGAGCAGCTGGGTTCATGGAGGTGCCATTAACTGAGATGAAGACAATTATGGGAGGAACAGGCTTGGGAGAAAGCCTTCAGTTTTAGCATGCTTAATTGAGATGTCTGTTGGCCCTCCAGGAGAGATGGTGAGTAAATGATGGGAAAATGGGGGCCACTGTATGTACAGACAGCACTGAAGCCATGAGACTGGACAAAATGACCAGAGGGCAAGTTTTGATCAAGAAAGGGAGAAGCACCAGGACTGAGCCCTGGGAACTCAACTGTGTAGAAGTTTGGAGGTGAGGAGGAACCAGCAGAGGTGCTAAGACAAAGTGTCCAGAGAGGTAGGAAAGCACAGGAGAGCATGGGAACCTGGAGGTGGAGAATGCATGAAGCTCTAAGGAGGAAAGAGTGGCCAAACACGTTAAACAAGACTTAGCATTTTGACCGTTGAATTTAGTACCATGGAGCTCACTGATTACTCTGACAGGTGTGGTTTTGCAAGAGTGAAGTTGGGGCTGGACTGAAGTGGGTTTGGGAGAGAATGAGAGGAGAGGAATTGGAGGCAGAGCTCTTTGCGGGAGCTCTGCTAGATGGAGAGTGTAGAGTGCGCTGGTCACTAGAGGAGGTGTGTCACAGGCAAGAGGAGCTGAAGGAGACATGACAACGAAAGGTCATGTGGTGTCCTGGATAGAATCCTAGAACCAAAAAGGAAACTaggtaaaaactaaaactaaggGAATCTAAACAAACTATGGACTTTAATAATGAAtaattggttcattaattgtaacaaatgtatcaaAAGTAAGATGTTACTGATAGGAGAAACTGTGTATACCCGTTTGTGTTGTGGGAATATATGGGAAATTCTGTACTATCTGCTCAATTTtcctgtaaatataaaatttctaaaaactagtttttaaaaagtggaaagatgaACCAATTAGgagattctatttcactttattttttcatgtctCAATCATAACATAATTTTAGGCCACAAAATATTAATCAATGCACATTTAAGCATCTTTTGTCTGGTTTTTATAAAAGAACATTCTATTTTAATTATGAATGGTATTTTGAATGATCACAAAAATAGGAGCGCAATAAATTATGTATACCTGTAAAAGGAAGCAGAGTTCAAAAGTATGCTATTACTTCAAAAGCAATACAGACTTTttggtaaaaatttaaatttcatattaaaaGTTCCTCCGGATTTTTTTCTATGTAGACCATTAGAAAAAgcaagttgtttttgttttgtgtgcgttttgttttccaaacaaggaaTCCTTTTCACAAATTAGCCTCTAAAACTGTTGCTTTTTCCTAAACAATATATTGTTAAGTTCTTCCCATGTCGTCAGTCTGCATTTACTCCATTCCTTTGAGAAAACTTTGACTTTCAGCAGCAGTCTCATAGTCCCAGGATTTCCACGCTGGTGCTTTAGCCCAGGGGTTGCGATCCCCAGACGTGCTGTGGCTGAGCCCGAGCTCGGCCGCTCGGAGAACTCAGTGGATTCCGGGCGCCCGCGATTTGTGAGAAACATCGCGCACTCTTGCTGCCTATaggtgaaagagaaagagggactGCACCGCGGACGGACCCGTCCAGGACGATGGATAGCCAAGCGGATTGATGCGCGCGGGTACCCGTGGCCGTCAAGACAGAACCGGCGCCAGCCTCGAGTGAATATTCCCGGCCTCCTCCGCCAGGGGGCGGCTGACCGCCAAGTCCGCCGTACTGCGCCTGCGCCTGCGCCTTGGGCGCCGTCGCGTCTACTCTACGCATGCGCAGGGCGGCCCTGCGCCCACTGGAGCTAGAAGATGGCGGCTTCCGCGGTTTGCCGGGCGGCCAGCGTTGGGACGCGAGTGCTGCTGCACACCCGCCGCTCGGTGAGGTGGCAACAAGAGCGCAGAGCTATGTGTCGTGGGGCTTCGGGACGCGGACTGGGAGCGGGCTTTTAGCGGCGGCGGGTCGAGAATGAGGAGGTCGCGGGGTCAGGGCCGTGGGAAGGTCATGGCTGAGGGCGGGGACGGGGATGCCACTGCGGGCCTGGGAGCTGAGGAGCGACCCCCCAACCCAGTTCTCTATTCTGGTCGCCTATTTCCAGCGGCAAGCCCTGCTGAGGTCCCCTGCTTTGCGGGGCACCGCCACCTATGCCCAAGCCCTCCAGAGCGTGCCAGAGACGCAGGTCAGCCAGCTGGACAACGGGCTGCGAGTAGCGTCCGAGCAGTCCTCCCAGCCTACCTGCACGGTGAGTAGGGGCCGCGGTCGGGAGGGCGCCTCCATATTGGGCCTGGCGTCTTTTCATAGGTCagggtgtgaccttgggcacaggTGCTCTGTGGTTTGGGTCAGACTCCTGCTCAGTCACTGCTGTATTGACTCTCCTCCACAATCCCGGCCCACGTTTTGACTTATCGGGGGCAGTCCTCGCTGTAACCAACACTCATTTAGCTGTGATGCCTGCCAGTCAGCAAGCCAAgttcttttttcagctttttcttaCGCAGCCCATGTGCGTAGTGAAGGAAATGGGATTCAGAGACATTAGTGACTGCCAGCCTAGCGGCCAAAGTCAGTATCTTGGCTAGACCGGAACTGTATTGTAGAAGAAATGCACTTGAATATTCCAGTTGAATTGCTGGTTTTTCCTAAAAATACAAACCCTCAAAATTGACTCAAAGGTAGAAATCTTGACTAGATAAACAGAATATTCTCAAGAAGTgatccttctctgtctcctcaccCCAAACTCCAGGGCTAAGTGGTTTTACTGGCAGATTCTTTCAGTTTTCCAGGAACAAATAATGTCCTGTGATATAAGTTGTCACTGAACACAGCAAAAGGTGACAGGCAGCTTCCTTATTCTATGGCACCTGTATAAGCTGACCCACAGCCTGTTAAGAAAGCTTGGTAGAGAATACTGTACTTCATGGACAGTAAGGTGCTATAGATTGTAAGAAATATCCCTGTGCTTTAGTGCCAGAGGAGTGCTGTCTGTTACAATCAAAGGATGTCTTGGATTGTGTAAAATGCATCTTGCTTTCCAATATGTTAGATGAAATAGACGTTCGTGTAAGAATTTATGATGTGTGGCATATACATCAACATCTCTTAGGAAAGTAGatgggaaaattttaaatcaactatgAACAAATAGTAGTTAAAAGATTAGATCTGTGTTACCATATGGGGTGAGTAGCATGGTGTGTGTTTCATAGCACACCAGGCtattaagaaaattataagaTTCTCTCATTGGGTGCCAGGGAAACACTTGGCAGTGTTAGGTGTCCAAGGCTgattaagaagtttttttttgttcttatttttaagtgtGAATGAAGGCTGTTTCCTAAACATGATAAAGTGTTCAGTGTCTGAGCAAATAGCCGCCTCCTCTAATGGCAAAAGGACACAATCACCAGAACAAAGGCAGGGTATAATTTttaggaaggaggagaagaaattgTTGCAAATGATTAGTTGCTTGCCTAGGAGAAACAAAGATCAGTGGAAACGTGAGATTGTGTTTAAGAATTCCCTATGGTGATGGGACAGGCAACCGTGCAGTTAGAAACTTCCCTTTTCCCTGGGAGTCTTGATAACCAGTCAGGAAATAGAGTAGGAAGGAGAGGTGATGCAGTGTGACTAGTCATTCAGCTAATGCCCTGGCCTCCAAGCACAAGGGTCCTGCTGAGAAACTCTTCCCCACCCTGGGGCTTGTGGAGTCACCCACAGGGTGGGCTGTAAGTGGGGGGctgggttggttggtttgttacCTTTGTTGGGGGTTTCTTGTCCAGGTCGGGGTGTGGATTGACGCTGGTAGCCGTTACGAGACTGAGAAGAACAACGGGGCAGGCTACTTTGTGGAGCATCTGGCTTTCAAGGTGAGGCTCCTAAAGACCTGAATCTCCCCCAGGGTTAGGGCTTCCTGCTGTCCCTCCTGAAGATGCATGTCAGAAAAGTCAGCCTTCTCAATTATGGGCTTcattggggttgggggtggggtgatcTCTGACTGGCTTTTCTGGAAGGAGCCACATGGGTTTGGCCTCTCCTGAGTGAAGCCTAGTTGGTGAGTGCCTGCACAAGGCACctagagccaaaaaaaaaaaaataaaaccctgggGAGCCACAGGAGCCCTACCCTTCACCAGAGGCCAGGCCCATGttgtgtgcgtgcatgcatgtaGAATTGTGGATATACACGTGTTTTGTAACAAACACACAGACTTAGTTTGTGTGAAATGCTCTTCATCTTTCGTTTATAGACGTAAATACTGAGGTTTCTTGAGGAAGGGAACAGCCGCTAAGCCAGCTTATGTGGGCATGGAGTAGAGACTGAGtttctaaatgaatgaataaatggagaagaTGATACAGAATGGCTGGAGTTGTGGAACAGGAATGGGCAGCTTGCCAGCTCTAGCATTACAGACGTGTGTCGGTCTCAGCATATGAATGTGTGTCATTGGACAGCACCACTGCCACGTATGCACACATACAGGACTAGGGTTGAGTCCCACAGAGGCAGCTAGCACACACATAGTCATATGAATGGCGTGAGGGAGAGTGGTAGTGGTAGCATCACCTGAACGAAGTGTGAACTTACCTGACCGTGACTGTCAGTAAGAGGAAAGGGAGTGCTGGTAAGATCAGGCTGTTATGGGAGCTCTAGATTTCAGGTAACACTTGGTTTGGCCGTGCGCTTCTTTCCTGGCTCCTGGATGTCTCCACTCTGTTGGCCCAGAATGCTGGGGCCTCGATCAGCTCAAGTCCTGTTTAGCACTTGGTGAACACAGACTCTGGGCCCTGTATCCCCAGAGTCTTACTGAAGGAGGTACCTGTGGACCAGTGGTTCTACTGAGACTTTAGCCTTTGAGGATGGGAGTCCTGGGCTCTCACATGGCTCCTGATGGGTCCTGTTGATGTCTGGTTCTAGGGAACAAAGAATCGGCCTGGAAATGCCTTGGAGAAGGAGGTGG harbors:
- the TMEM89 gene encoding transmembrane protein 89, with the translated sequence MVHAQSFLLWLLPLVMPVHTHAWSRPLWYQVGLDLQPWGCQPNSLEGCEGSLGCPGYWMGLGVNRIYPVAGVTVTTAMMLMLSRVVMQWRRSQATKSEHPQVTADPCVPWKRRGPVSDRALLLGVLHMLDALLVHIEGHLQRLATKQRTQIKGTPA